One Phycisphaerae bacterium genomic window carries:
- a CDS encoding Rrf2 family transcriptional regulator: MISITAEYALRAVVFLGRETSRAWTTQQVAEATHVPVSYLSKVLQALVRAEIIQSVRGIYGGYQLAGPAAHLTALAIINSVDPIRRIRRCPLGLEQHSVRLCPLHRRVDDAIALAEKAFAETTIGELLAEPDKHARCSFPGNGKRAHPDRPPGKAPTRKRRARANARPRAADAPQKRG; the protein is encoded by the coding sequence ATGATCTCCATCACCGCCGAATACGCCTTGCGCGCCGTCGTGTTCCTCGGACGCGAGACGAGCCGCGCCTGGACCACCCAGCAGGTGGCCGAGGCCACGCACGTCCCGGTGAGCTACCTCTCGAAGGTGCTGCAGGCGCTGGTGCGGGCCGAAATCATCCAGTCGGTGCGGGGCATCTACGGCGGTTACCAACTGGCCGGTCCCGCGGCGCACCTGACGGCTCTCGCGATCATCAACAGCGTGGATCCCATCCGGCGGATTCGTCGCTGTCCACTCGGTCTCGAACAGCACAGCGTCCGGCTCTGCCCGCTTCACCGCCGGGTCGACGATGCGATCGCCCTGGCGGAAAAGGCCTTTGCGGAAACCACGATCGGCGAGCTGTTGGCCGAGCCCGACAAGCACGCGCGTTGCAGTTTTCCGGGCAATGGGAAACGGGCGCATCCGGACAGGCCCCCGGGCAAGGCGCCCACCCGCAAGCGGCGCGCCAGGGCGAACGCGCGGCCGAGGGCTGCTGATGCGCCACAGAAACGCGGATAA